The genome window CACCGCATGGACGGCTTTCGGCGGCGCGAGGCGGCGACGAACTACCTGACCCGGGCCTTCGGCGACTTCAACCGCAACAAGCGCTCCCTCACCCTGAACCTGCAGCAGCCGCGGGGGCGCGAGCTGCTGGGGCGGCTGTTGGCCCGCAGCGACGCGCTCCTGGAGAACTTCAGCGCCCGCGTCCTGCCCCAGTGGGGGCTCGACTGGCCGACGCTGCACCGCCGCTACCCGCGGCTCGTCGTCGTGCGCATGCAGGGGCTCGGAGCCACGGGCCCGCACCGCGACTTCGTCACCTTCGGCCCGTCCATCCTGGCGCTCACCGGCTTCACCTACCTGTGGAACGCGCCGGGCGCCGACGAGGTGGTCGGCTCCCAGACCGCCCACGCCGACTACATCGCCGGCGTCCACGCTGCGGTGGCGGTCATGGCGGGCCTGCACCACCGCGCCCGCACCGGCGAGGGCCTCTACGTCGACGTCTCCCAGGCCGAGGCCACGGCCGCCCTGCTCGGCCCGGCGTACCTGGAATGGCTGCTGCTGGGCCGCGAGGCCCGACCGGTAGGCAACACCCGCCGGGAGTACGCCCCGGGCGGGTGCTACCGCTGCGCCGGCGAGGACGAGTGGTGCGTCATCACCGTCCGCACCGAGGCGGAGTGGGAGGCGCTGGTGCGGGCCACCGGGTGCACCGAATGGGCGCTCGATCCGCGCTTCCGCGACCGCACCCAGCGCACGCTCCACCGCCAGGCCCTCGACGCCGCGCTGGAGACCTGGACGCGCCGGCGCCCGGCCGCCGAGGTCGTCCGGTTGCTGCGGGCCGCGGGCGTGCCGGCAGGGCAGGTCAAGAAGGGCAGCGACCTGCTGGCCGACCCGCACCTGCGGGCGCGCGGCTTCATCCACCACGTCGACCACCCCGCCTTCCGGCCGATCAGCTACCCGGGGGCTCCCGTGCGCCTGGTCGGCCACGAAGCCGCGACGCGCCGTCCGGCACCGACGCTGGGCCAGGACACCGAGGCGGTGCTGCGCGAGGTCCTGGAGTTGAACGCCGAGGAGATCGAGCGCTACCGGGCCGAGGAGGTGCTGGTGTGAGCGTGCGGGGCGTCGGGGAGGGACCGGGATGAGTGTGCGGCGGCCGGAGACCGCGGCCCTCCCCGAGGCGGTCCCACGCCTGCCGCTACCGCAGCCGCTCCGCGGGGTGCGGGTGCTGGAGGTGGCGGACCGGCGCGTGGCCTATGCCGGACGCCTGCTGGCCGGGCTGGGAGCCGAGGTGATCCTCATCGAACCGCCGGAGCGGCGCCGCGACGCGCCCACGCCCGCGGACCTCTACTTCCGGACCGGGAAGAAGGCGGTCACGCTGGACCTCGCCGTCGCCGCCGGGCGCCACACCCTGTTCCGCCTGGCCGCGTATGCCGACGTCCTGCTGGTGGCCGGCCCGCCGGGGGAGCGGCGGCGGCTGGGGCTGACCTTCGAGGACCTCCACCCGGCGTTTCCCCGCCTGGTGGTGGGGAGCATCGCCGACTTCGGCCTGAGCGGCCCGGACGCCGACCGCCCGGCCAACGAGCTCGTGGCCTTCGCCGAGAGCGGGCTGATGTACATCAGTGGCAGGCCGGGCGAGCCGCCGGTGGCCGCCCCGCCCCACCACGCCGCCGACCTGGCCGGCGCCTACCTGGCCTTCGGAGTGCTGGTGGCCCTGTGGGAGCGCGCGCACACGCGGCGCGGCCGGGAGGTGGAGGTGTCCGTCCAGGAGGCCCTGGCCGTCGAGGAGCACACCATCTCCACTGCCTCGGACGAGGGGCGCGACCTGGTGCGCGTGGGCAGCCAGCACATGGTGGCGGTCCCGGGGTCGGTCTTCCGGGTGAAGGACGGCTACGTCCACGCCTACGTGGCCGACACCATGCCGGGGTCGTGGGAGCGGCTGCTGGAGTGGATGGGCCACCCGCCGGAGCTGGCCGACGAGCGCTACCGCCAGGGCCTCTACCGCCGCGCCCACGTCGAGGAGATCACTCCGGTGGTGGCCCGCTTCTTCGCCCGCTTCACCCGCCAGGAGCTTTACCTGGAAGGGCAGCGCCGGCGGTTGTGCATCACCCCGGTGAACACGCCGCGCGAGTACCTGGAGGACGTCCAGACCCGCGCGCGCGGGTTCGTCGTGCAGGCGCACGTACCGGGGCACGGATGGGTCGGCGTGCCGGGCGGCCCCTTCCTGCTGAACGGGCACCGCGTGCCCTTGCCCCCGGTGCCGCGCGTGGGCGAGCACAACCGTGAGGTCTACCTGGGCCTGGTGGGCTACGGCGAAGAGGAGCTGGCGGTCCTGACCCAGGGCGGCGTCATCTGACCCGATCCAGCGCGGCGTCCGACCCGACCCAGCGCGGCGTCCGACCCGACCCAGCGCGCGCACGACCGCGACGCTGCGCGACACGAACACGCAGGAGGCACAGCCGTGGAGTTCACCGTCCCCGAGGAGTACCAGGCGCTGCGGCGGCGTGTCCGCGCCTTCGTGGAGCGGGAGCTGCTGCCCCTCGAGCGCACCCTGCCGGAGGCGCCCGACCTCCCCGACGACCTGCGCCGCCAGCTGCAGGAGAAGGCCAAGGCAGAAGGGCTGTGGGCGCTCGACGTGCGCCGGGAGTTCGGCGGGCAGGGACTCCCCAACCTCGGCATGGTGATGGTGTGGGAGGAACTCGGCCGCTCCACCGTGCCGCCGCTGCGGGCCCCGTCGGTGCTCACGCCCCGCATCGGCGCGCTCTACCACTGCACCCCCGAGCAGCGCGAGCGCTTCCTCGACCCCATCGTGCGGGGGGAGAAGCGCACCGCCTTCGCGCTCACCGAACCCTGGGGCGGCTCGGACGCCGCCGGCAACATGCGCACCCGTGCCGTGCGCGACGGGGATCACTGGGTGCTCACCGGCCGCAAGGTCTTCGTCGGTGGAGCGGACAAGGCCGACGTCGTCCAGGTCTTCGCCCTCACCGACCCGGAGAAGCGGGCGCGCGGCGGGATCACCTGCTTCCTGGTCGAGCGCGGCACCCCGGGCTTCCGCCTGGGGCGGCAGTTCCAGCTGATGGTGGCGGACAGCCCCTGGGAGCTGATCTTCGAGGAGTGCCGCGTGCCGCACGCCAACGTGCTGGGGCCGGTGGGCGAAGGCTTCCGCCTGGCGCAGCAGCACCTGACCCGTGACCGCATCTTCCACGGGGCGAAGGCGGTGGGGATGGCGGAGCGGGCCCTGGAGCTGGCCATCGACTACGCCCGCGACCGCGTCACCTTCGGGGCGCCCATTGCGGAGCGGCAGGCCGTCCAGTGGATGTTCGCCGAGTCGGCGATGGAGATCCACGCCACACGCCTCATGACCTACCACGCCGCCTGGAAGCTCGACCAGGGCCTGGACGTCCGCCAGGAGGCCTCCATCGTCAAGGCCTTCGGGACGGAGATGCTG of Armatimonadota bacterium contains these proteins:
- a CDS encoding CoA transferase; amino-acid sequence: MSTDRPERPPAAGPLAGVRVVELGHMIAGPFATLLLSYFGAEVIKVESRHRMDGFRRREAATNYLTRAFGDFNRNKRSLTLNLQQPRGRELLGRLLARSDALLENFSARVLPQWGLDWPTLHRRYPRLVVVRMQGLGATGPHRDFVTFGPSILALTGFTYLWNAPGADEVVGSQTAHADYIAGVHAAVAVMAGLHHRARTGEGLYVDVSQAEATAALLGPAYLEWLLLGREARPVGNTRREYAPGGCYRCAGEDEWCVITVRTEAEWEALVRATGCTEWALDPRFRDRTQRTLHRQALDAALETWTRRRPAAEVVRLLRAAGVPAGQVKKGSDLLADPHLRARGFIHHVDHPAFRPISYPGAPVRLVGHEAATRRPAPTLGQDTEAVLREVLELNAEEIERYRAEEVLV
- a CDS encoding CaiB/BaiF CoA-transferase family protein encodes the protein MSVRRPETAALPEAVPRLPLPQPLRGVRVLEVADRRVAYAGRLLAGLGAEVILIEPPERRRDAPTPADLYFRTGKKAVTLDLAVAAGRHTLFRLAAYADVLLVAGPPGERRRLGLTFEDLHPAFPRLVVGSIADFGLSGPDADRPANELVAFAESGLMYISGRPGEPPVAAPPHHAADLAGAYLAFGVLVALWERAHTRRGREVEVSVQEALAVEEHTISTASDEGRDLVRVGSQHMVAVPGSVFRVKDGYVHAYVADTMPGSWERLLEWMGHPPELADERYRQGLYRRAHVEEITPVVARFFARFTRQELYLEGQRRRLCITPVNTPREYLEDVQTRARGFVVQAHVPGHGWVGVPGGPFLLNGHRVPLPPVPRVGEHNREVYLGLVGYGEEELAVLTQGGVI
- a CDS encoding acyl-CoA dehydrogenase family protein yields the protein MEFTVPEEYQALRRRVRAFVERELLPLERTLPEAPDLPDDLRRQLQEKAKAEGLWALDVRREFGGQGLPNLGMVMVWEELGRSTVPPLRAPSVLTPRIGALYHCTPEQRERFLDPIVRGEKRTAFALTEPWGGSDAAGNMRTRAVRDGDHWVLTGRKVFVGGADKADVVQVFALTDPEKRARGGITCFLVERGTPGFRLGRQFQLMVADSPWELIFEECRVPHANVLGPVGEGFRLAQQHLTRDRIFHGAKAVGMAERALELAIDYARDRVTFGAPIAERQAVQWMFAESAMEIHATRLMTYHAAWKLDQGLDVRQEASIVKAFGTEMLGRVTDRALQVFGAIGLSKDLPIERMFRDARSRRIGEGTSEIQRMVIARTLLRDPRRVRLV